One window from the genome of Xiphophorus hellerii strain 12219 chromosome 16, Xiphophorus_hellerii-4.1, whole genome shotgun sequence encodes:
- the rdh8a gene encoding retinol dehydrogenase 8a, with protein sequence MANSGQKVVLITGCSSGIGLRIAVTLAKDEKKRYHVIATMRDLKKKDKLLEAAGDTYGKTLMLLPLDVCSDESVKECINNVKDRHIDILINNAGVGLLGPVESISIDEMKRVFDTNFFGVVRMIKEVMPDMKKRRSGHIVVMSSVMGLQGVVFNDVYTASKFAMEGFCESMAVQLMKFNIRLSMIEPGPVHTEFETKMMEDVAKMDFPGVDADTVRYFKDVYLPSSIDIFEAMGQTPEDIAKCTKMVIESERPRFRNLTNSLYTPIVALKYADETGGLSVNTFYNLLFNFGPLMHITMSILKCLTCSCLRRRTISPN encoded by the exons ATGGCGAACAGTGGGCAGAAAGTTGTGCTGATCACCGGTTGCTCATCGGGCATCGGGTTACGAATCGCCGTTACGCTGGCCAAAGATGAAAAGAAGCGTTACCATG TCATTGCCACCATGCGGGACCTAAAGAAGAAGGATAAGCTTCTGGAAGCAGCTGGAGATACATATGGGAAGACCCTGATGTTGCTCCCGTTAGACGTATGCAGTGACGAATCTGTCAAAGAGTGCATCAACAACGTTAAGGACCGCCACATTGATATTCTGA TCAACAATGCAGGTGTGGGTTTGCTTGGACCAGTGGAGAGCATCAGCATCGATGAAATGAAAAGAGTTTTTGACACCAACTTCTTCGGTGTGGTTCGCATGATCAAAGAAGTGATGCCGGACATGAAGAAGAGGCGTTCAGGACACATTGTTGTCATGAGCAGCGTTATGGGTCTCCAGG GAGTGGTTTTCAATGATGTTTACACAGCCTCTAAGTTTGCAATGGAAGGTTTCTGTGAGAGTATGGCTGTGCAGCTGATGAAGTTCAACATCCG GTTGTCCATGATTGAACCTGGCCCTGTTCACACTGAGTTTGAGACGAAAATGATGGAAGACGTAGCTAAGATGGATTTTCCTGGAGTCGATGCAGACACAGTTCgatattttaaagatgtttacCTTCCATCATCCATAGATATATTTGAAGCCATGGGCCAGACTCCAGAGGACATAGCTAAA TGCACAAAGATGGTTATTGAGTCGGAGAGGCCTCGCTTTAGGAATCTGACCAACAGCCTCTACACACCCATCGTGGCCTTAAAGTACGCAGATGAGACGGGTGGCCTGTCTGTAAACACCTTCTACAACTTGCTTTTCAATTTCGGTCCTCTCATGCACATCACCATGAGCATCCTGAAGTGCCTGACGTGTAGCTGCCTGCGCAGACGCACCATCTCTCCCAACTGA